AAGCGAAGCAGTTCCGGCCCAACCAAGGCCCTTGCCTCTCGTCGCCCGGTGGCTACTTCTGCTTTTTGCTTTGGCCAATTTGGGGCTGGGCATTCTGGGTATCTTTATTCCCGGCTTGCCCACTACGGTGTTCATTTTGATGGCGGCCTGGGCCGCAGGCAAAAGCTCGCCGCGCCTGTATCGGTGGCTGTGGAATCACCGCCTGTTTGGCCCCATGCTGCGCAACTGG
This Acidovorax sp. 106 DNA region includes the following protein-coding sequences:
- a CDS encoding YbaN family protein; the encoded protein is MEPQRKSEAVPAQPRPLPLVARWLLLLFALANLGLGILGIFIPGLPTTVFILMAAWAAGKSSPRLYRWLWNHRLFGPMLRNWANGGCVSRHAKWAATAVMSSSTVILLLSHTARWAVATAITCMVIVLVWLWRRPEP